From the Aspergillus puulaauensis MK2 DNA, chromosome 1, nearly complete sequence genome, the window AGGGAAGTTGCTAATTCTGGACTATAGATTGCTGGTTACACCACCCACCTCATGAAGCGTATCCAGCGTGGCCCTGTCCGCGGTATCTCCTTCAAGCttcaggaggaggagcgtgAGCGTAAGGATCAGTACGTTCCTGAGATCTCCGCTCTCGACGTCTCCCAGACCGAGTCTGGCCAGCTCGAcgtcgacaccgacaccaaggaTCTCCTCAAGAGCCTCGGCGTAAGTTTCACTCGCTAtttccaacaacttcaaggTGTTTGCCTGTGTGTATTGTTTGGTTGCTAACGTGTGGATAGTTCGACAACCTCAAGGTCAACGTTGTCGCTGTtacccagcagcagcccgaGCGCCCTCGCCGCTTCCGCTCTTAGAGGACATTCGAAAAAAGTTTAATGATCTTATGCGGCTGATCTGTGGTCTGTCCGATCGTGTTTTTATTATCACCCTGGCTGGCGCGCCGGATTCCGGTTACTTTTTTAGGAACAGCATATGAGAAATGAAACAtggttgctgctgagaaagGTGTCGCCGATTCCTTCGGGATGACGCTTGATTGCCAAAATTTCTCCCTTGTGGTTTCAGTCTTCTGCGGAAGATGCGTAGGTACGTATTGGGGTTTGGAAATGGTGGGCAGCTTGTTTAGCGTCCATTTCCCTGCTACATTCTCTACTGGAGAACTCCCCATTCGCTTTTGGGATGACAGTCTAAAGGTCATTAGAAGGTATGTATGCTGTGCCTAAATAACATTTGGGTATCCGCCTGTAGAACGCCTCAAGCAACGTAAAAGAAGAATGGCGCAGAAAGCCTGGCCTGCTGTAGCCATCGGCCgcctatatatatatgtaacATTACGCTTCATGCGGCAAATATCCTTCAATGGATCCTCCCTTCTCATCTCCGGGTCGCATCTCTGGCGAAGTGATGGGCCTGTTGGGATTCATGTTCTCTTCAATCTGAACATCAACCCTGCCAGCATGAAGAGCTGGGTTTTGGTCGCCGCGCTCCATAGCGAGTTCCCGCGAGCGGGCATCATCCTTGACCGACAGTTTTGAAATTTCATCTGCTACCGCGCTCGGCTCTGGCGTAGTGTCCATGTGAAGATTGTCCAACTGACCAAGGACTTCCTTAACGCTCGTTGAGTCTCTCACTGCACTCTTTCCCTTGGTTGCCCTGCCCTCCTCGAGTAAGAGAAGTTGCTTTCCTCGTAGGTCGTCTCCCCGCCTCTCCCAGACGGGCTCTGCCGCCAGTTGTACTCGAATGTACATTGCTCGCTCGGCACACTCATCAGAACACCACATCTCGAACTTCTCTCGCGGGACAATGTTCATATCCCGTCCGCGACCGCCTGGACCGCTTCCTCTAGCGCCCCAAGTTATCCGATACATACCCCTTGAGTTTTCCTTGCGATGCTCGTGAGGACAGAGTCCATACCCGCAGAGACCTTCGATATTCCTTTCTTGTATTAAGTTATCGTAATCAGCGGGCTGGAAGGGTATTAAAGCGGTCTTGAATTTCTCAGTATCTTCAGCGGAAGGGGCGGCAGGATCTGcagattgagaagatggcagagcgaggagctcgaggatgcGATCTAGGATGATATCCTGTGCATTTTTCTGCGCCTGGATGCGATGAGCATGGTGTAGAGCTATTGCCAGATGGCGGGGATCTGTCTCTGGTTTGGAGGGCTTCTGCTTGGGCTTTAGTGGCGAGCGACGGGCATTGCTGGCTCTCGACTTTGGCGGGCTTGTATTATTTGATTGTCGGGCCGACGCGGCATGAATCGAGGGGAGCGAAGTCTTTAACTCGGGACGGTCGGACGACATgatttggcgatgttggtgGCTTGAATATGTTCTAATTGTGATGAGTGGGATCTGGCGGTGGATGAAGGTTGAAACAGGCACGAGGAAAGGATGGTCGGGCCGGCAGAAGGCGAAACCCCCGGATTCAAGCTGTAGAGTTAGAACTCAATCCATGACGAGGGCCCAAGTTTCAGCCACCGCGACGAAACAACCAGCTCTCCAGCGAGTCGAATGCGTCGTTACACCACGCTCTAGCTCTCGCAATTGTGGCAGTGTGCTTGTCTCCTTCATTTCTGCCTGCTCACACTCCGTCATTATTAGCCGCCGATCGTGCCGTTGGTGGAGCaccagagcagcagcaggcggtCTTTACTCTTTCCTCCCGCCGTCTCGCTCACTCCAACCTCCTGCCACTCCTCTGGATTATTCCGTTGCTCTCATCGCTATTTCCTCTCCCCCGGGCGCCTTGCCTTGAAACCGAACCTGAGGCGTCTCTGGAGTGCCCCGGAATTTCTGTAAGTCGACCCGTGTTTTGCTGCCTTTAATCCGTGCTGTCTCTGTAACATTCCCGCCTCTCACATCCACACACCAACCCCACGACGCAGCCATACCCGACATACGTCAACCCTCGTCTGACATAGTCCTCCTATTTCGTTGATCGTCCAGCAACCACCTCTCCCTGCATATGACCCTGTTTATTGCACTTACTTTGAAACTCGCAACCAGCTAATGCTCATGTTACTCCGACTTTCCAGTTGCGTTGTTTAACAGCCACCCCTCCACTTGGCTCCAGCGCGGTCCGCACCTCCCCTGTACCAACTTCCTCCGAGTGAGGGTCGGCTTCCCCAATGTCTAGCCCGCCGTTTACGGTCAAGGCGGTTTTCGAGT encodes:
- the RPS17 gene encoding 40S ribosomal protein eS17 (COG:J;~EggNog:ENOG410PMV6;~InterPro:IPR036401,IPR018273,IPR001210;~PFAM:PF00833;~go_component: GO:0005840 - ribosome [Evidence IEA];~go_function: GO:0003735 - structural constituent of ribosome [Evidence IEA];~go_process: GO:0006412 - translation [Evidence IEA]), which produces MGRVRTKTVKRSAKVVIERYYPKLTLDFETNKRVCDEIAIIPSKRLRNKIAGYTTHLMKRIQRGPVRGISFKLQEEERERKDQYVPEISALDVSQTESGQLDVDTDTKDLLKSLGFDNLKVNVVAVTQQQPERPRRFRS
- a CDS encoding Rtr1/RPAP2 family protein phosphatase (COG:S;~EggNog:ENOG410PPSI;~InterPro:IPR007308,IPR038534,IPR039693;~PFAM:PF04181;~go_function: GO:0008420 - RNA polymerase II CTD heptapeptide repeat phosphatase activity [Evidence IEA];~go_function: GO:0043175 - RNA polymerase core enzyme binding [Evidence IEA];~go_process: GO:0070940 - dephosphorylation of RNA polymerase II C-terminal domain [Evidence IEA]) produces the protein MSSDRPELKTSLPSIHAASARQSNNTSPPKSRASNARRSPLKPKQKPSKPETDPRHLAIALHHAHRIQAQKNAQDIILDRILELLALPSSQSADPAAPSAEDTEKFKTALIPFQPADYDNLIQERNIEGLCGYGLCPHEHRKENSRGMYRITWGARGSGPGGRGRDMNIVPREKFEMWCSDECAERAMYIRVQLAAEPVWERRGDDLRGKQLLLLEEGRATKGKSAVRDSTSVKEVLGQLDNLHMDTTPEPSAVADEISKLSVKDDARSRELAMERGDQNPALHAGRVDVQIEENMNPNRPITSPEMRPGDEKGGSIEGYLPHEA